TTGTCGGAATACGAAGGGCATGGTCAGCTTCACCAACATAAATGCGATCAACCCCTGCCGCAAGCAGTTCCTTGACCTGTTCAATACTTTCAGCTGTTGCTGTAATGATAATTTTTCCCATAAAGATAATTATATCAAAAAGAGATATGTCTGGTAAGTCACCACCAGCATTTTAATGTTCAGACTTTTCTCATTTTTTCTTGTAACCATATTGTAATATTGCTGACATAAAATTTTATAAATGTTATGATATGCTTAAGAAGCAGAAAAGGAGACGATATGGCATTAAGACACTATCAGTCCCAAGAATACCAGTACGAAGAGTATATCCCGAAAGAGAAAAACACAACTGTTCAAGCCTATCAGGTAAAAAATGCAAAAAAAGAACGCATCAATGAACTCTTGTTCTTTGTGAATATTGTTCTATTTAGCCTAATTACAGTTATTGCTAGCTATATCTATCTAGCTTTAGATATCCCTGTTTTTCTTGCCCTCGCATTAGCAAGTGCTACAGGCCTCATCGGTTTTCGTTTGGTTCAAGTTGGACTTAAAAAAAGAATATCGAACAAAGTAAAAAAATAGGCAGAGAGTCATTCTCAGCCTTTTTTTATTTTCCTAAACTTTCCATGACCACCTGATAGATAGTCACCCTTGACCACAAAGAAGGGTCCACGGATTTCGCCAGCTAGTTTGGAGCCTTTGTAGGCACACCTGTCCTTTCAACTTCTTTAAAATTAACAGAATAAGGCATTCTTATCCTTTTTTAAAAAAAAAGCACCCGAAGGTGCTAGGTTAGGTTTCCCTACCAACTTCAGGTTCGAGGTAGGTAGAAAAATTCATTATGCGTTAAATGCTTCTGTTAATTGCGGTACAACCTGTTTCTTACGTGAAACTGTACCTGCTAGGAAGGCATGGTTGTTTTCCAACTTGAAGTTGAAGGCCGCTTCCACCTTATCCATGTTGCTACCAAGCGCAAGGATTTCAGAGTTTGAGTTAACGATGTCTGTAATCATCAAAACAAAGTCAGAGTAGCCATTTGCTGCTGATGCTGCTGTCATAGCTGCTTCGATTTCTGCTTGGCGTTCCAAGACTTCTGCAATATCCACTGTGTTGACTTGAGCTACACGGACGTCATTGCCGTTCAAACCAAAGGTTTTGGCATCGATGTCAATCAATTCTTCTGCTGACTTGCTGGCAAGGTTGGTTCCTGCTTTCAAAAGAGCCAAGCCGTATTCTTCCAAGTTCACACCAGCAATTTCTGCCAATTCAGCTGCTACTTGTGGATCTGTTGCGTGAGTGGTTGGTGATTTGAGCAAGAGGGTGTCTGAAATCAAACCTGATAGGAGAAGTCCAGCTACTTCTTTTGGAGGTGTTACTCCGTTTTCTTTGAAGGCACGATAAACGATTGATGATGCTGAACCTACTGGCTCCAAACGCATGTACAATGGGTTTGCAGTTTCAAAGTTTGCAACACGGTGGTGGTCAATAACAGCTGCCACTTCCACTTCCTTGATGTCTGCGATTGATTGTTGGAATTCATTATGGTCTGTCAAGATGACTTGACTAACACCTTCTGCTTTTGCAGACTCAACCACGCGCGGTGCAGTAACACCAAAATAGTCAAGCGCAAACGCTGTTTCTTCATTTGGCGTTCCAAGTGCAACTGCTTCCGCATCACGACCAAACACTTCACGCTCCAAGTGAGCCCAGCCGTATGAAGACGCAATGGCATCTGTATCAGGATTTTGGTGACCAAAAACTAAAAATTTAGACATGTCTACAACCTCATTTTTCTAATAATCTCCTACATTTTACCATAAATAGAAAGACTTGTGAACATGGACGGGTCCAGATTTGCCAAACCTTTTCAAAAATAGTAAGATAGAAGGTAGCAATACAAAAGGAGAAAGATATGAAATTTTCAGACTATACCTATGTCCGTCCCGATTATGAAGCCATCAAGGCTCAATTTACTGACCTAACCGACCAGTTAGCTCAAGCACGTGACTTGGAAACAACTCGCACACTTGTTGCAGATAT
The nucleotide sequence above comes from Streptococcus sp. 29887. Encoded proteins:
- a CDS encoding DUF3270 domain-containing protein; protein product: MALRHYQSQEYQYEEYIPKEKNTTVQAYQVKNAKKERINELLFFVNIVLFSLITVIASYIYLALDIPVFLALALASATGLIGFRLVQVGLKKRISNKVKK
- a CDS encoding manganese-dependent inorganic pyrophosphatase — translated: MSKFLVFGHQNPDTDAIASSYGWAHLEREVFGRDAEAVALGTPNEETAFALDYFGVTAPRVVESAKAEGVSQVILTDHNEFQQSIADIKEVEVAAVIDHHRVANFETANPLYMRLEPVGSASSIVYRAFKENGVTPPKEVAGLLLSGLISDTLLLKSPTTHATDPQVAAELAEIAGVNLEEYGLALLKAGTNLASKSAEELIDIDAKTFGLNGNDVRVAQVNTVDIAEVLERQAEIEAAMTAASAANGYSDFVLMITDIVNSNSEILALGSNMDKVEAAFNFKLENNHAFLAGTVSRKKQVVPQLTEAFNA